In Thalassotalea sp. Sam97, a single window of DNA contains:
- a CDS encoding 2OG-Fe(II) oxygenase encodes MAALHTLNHAKNGNNHWQALFAKIADDIWQHGYSIQPSALPEDIAESLYCYQQNLHVHKYLDAGIGRNRDYLKNEFVRTDAICWITGESDAGKLWLDWAAELQSYLNRRLFLGLFSFESHFAHYAPGDYYKRHYDAFRGETNRVLSMVTYLNPHWQASDKGELVLYRDDDDKQGIKVIPLYGTIVVFLSEEFPHEVLPANRDRYSIAGWYRVNTSIDNKLDPPR; translated from the coding sequence TTGGCCGCATTACACACTTTGAATCATGCCAAAAACGGCAATAATCACTGGCAAGCGCTGTTTGCTAAAATAGCTGATGACATTTGGCAACATGGTTATAGCATTCAACCCTCAGCATTACCTGAAGACATCGCTGAGTCCTTATATTGTTATCAACAAAACTTACATGTTCATAAGTATCTCGATGCTGGCATCGGTCGCAATCGGGACTATCTGAAAAATGAGTTTGTTCGTACCGATGCAATATGCTGGATTACCGGAGAATCTGACGCCGGAAAATTATGGTTAGATTGGGCTGCCGAGCTGCAAAGCTACCTTAATCGCCGCCTGTTCCTTGGCTTATTCTCATTTGAAAGTCATTTCGCCCACTATGCGCCAGGAGATTACTATAAGCGTCACTACGATGCCTTTCGGGGTGAGACCAATCGTGTGCTATCGATGGTCACCTACTTAAATCCGCACTGGCAAGCAAGCGATAAGGGTGAGTTAGTTCTTTATCGAGATGATGACGACAAACAAGGCATAAAAGTTATCCCGTTATACGGAACTATTGTGGTGTTTTTGAGCGAAGAGTTTCCGCACGAAGTATTGCCTGCAAATCGAGATCGCTATTCTATTGCCGGCTGGTACCGAGTCAATACATCGATAGACAATAAATTAGATCCTCCGCGCTAA